A stretch of the Aegilops tauschii subsp. strangulata cultivar AL8/78 chromosome 4, Aet v6.0, whole genome shotgun sequence genome encodes the following:
- the LOC109786820 gene encoding alanine--tRNA ligase isoform X1: protein MLQLALTARRLLLLATKPKPKPKPSIRDRVLPAAAAAAHLSSFRRASTAAGPPMEAPPDWPSARVREEFIGFFESKAHTPWPSSPVVPVDDPTLLFANAGMNQFKPVFLGTAAPDSPLGRLRRACNTQKCIRAGGKHNDLDDVGKDTYHHTFFEMLGNWSFGDYFKDGAIAYAWQLLTQVYKLPTDRIYATYFGGDDKAGLAPDTESKDIWLKYLPNERVLPFGCKDNFWEMGDTGPCGPCTEIHFDRIGNRDAASLVNNDDPTCIEIWNLVFIQFNRESDATLRSLPAKHVDTGMGFERLTSILQNKMSNYDTDVFMPLFDAIHKVFFPRCALAASFVLLAGAGIQPYSGKVGSDDVGKVDMAYRVVADHIRTLSFAIADGSQPGNEGREYVLRRILRRAVHFGHQKLMAKQGFFSSLVDVFVRVMGDVFPELKDNEKKIKGIIKEEEASFENTLAKGYERFKKAADAVKENGGAVLSGQDAFVLWDTYGYPIDLTEVMAVDFGLSVDMEGFNVSMEEARQKARNARYKAGGKSIVLDANATSQLRNQGLASTNDSPKFQHEVHSSVVKAIYTGSEFIASASGDEDFGLVLESTSFYAEQGGQIYDTGSIEGPSGSFTVNNVQVFAGYVLHIGSFLEGPDSKALSVGDEVKCKVDYTRRTLIAPNHTCTHMLNFALREVLGDHIDQKGSIVLPEKLRFDFSHGKPVQPEDLRKIEDIVKKQIEDELEVSAQEIKLADAKRINGLRAVFGEIYPDPVRVVSIGRKVEDVLANPESKEWLSISTELCGGTHISNTRDATAFALISEEGIAKGVRRITAVTAECASQAMKLASSIETDINEASKLDGATLEKKIGSIKNTLDAAAIPAARKADLKGNVSKLEDQLREAKKKMGKENIQKAVKTAIDAAEAAVSEGKPFCVIHADVGLDTTAVREAVVKAMDRFKGLPIMVFSTDEASNKAVIYAGVPPDAPNGFKVLDWLTPSIAPLKGKGGGGKNGLAQGQGSDGSRVKEAMELATQIASMKLG, encoded by the exons ATGTTGCAGTTGGCCCTCACAGCGCGCCGCCTGCTCCTCCTCGCCACCAAGCCCAAGCCCAAGCCCAAGCCAAGCATCAGGGATAGGGttctgcccgccgccgccgccgccgcccacctcTCCTCCTTCCGACGAGCATCCACGGCCGCCGGCCCTCCGATGGAGGCGCCGCCGGACTGGCCGTCCGCCCGGGTCCGGGAGGAGTTCATCGGCTTCTTCGAGTCCAAGGCGCACACGCCATGGCCGTCGAGCCCCGTGGTGCCCGTGGACGACCCCACGCTCCTCTTCGCCAACGCCGGGATGAACCAGTTCAAGCCGGTCTTCCTGGGCACGGCCGCCCCGGACTCGCCGCTCGGCCGCCTGCGCCGCGCCTGCAACACCCAGAAGTGCATCCGCGCCGGCGGCAAGCACAACGACCTCGACGACGTCGGCAAGGACACCTACCACCACACCTTCTTCGAGATGCTCGGCAACTGGTCCTTCGGGGACTACTTCAAGGACGGGGCCATCGCATACGCATGGCAATTACTCACACAG GTCTACAAATTGCCCACTGATAGGATTTATGCAACATACTTTGGTGGCGATGACAAGGCTGGTCTCGCTCCTGATACCGAGTCGAAAGACATATGGCTCAAGTATCTACCGAATGAAAGAGTTCTGCCTTTCGGTTGCAAG GATAACTTTTGGGAGATGGGCGACACAGGTCCTTGTGGACCATGCACAGAGATTCATTTTGATCGTATTGGCAACCGTGACGCAGCTTCACTAGTGAATAATGATGACCCTACATGTATTGAGATATGGAATCTCGTGTTTATTCAG TTCAACAGGGAATCAGACGCTACTTTGAGATCCTTGCCAGCAAAACACGTTGACACCGGAATGGGCTTTGAGCGTTTAACGTCTATCCTTCAGAATAAAATGAGCAATTACGACACAGATGTATTCATGCCATTGTTTGATGCCATCCACAAGGTATTTTTTCCCAGATGCGCACTTGCAGCTTCTTTTGTGCTT CTGGCAGGCGCTGGAATTCAACCATACTCTGGTAAAGTAGGATCCGATGATGTTGGGAAAGTTGATATGGCATATAGGGTTGTTGCAGATCACATAAGAACCCTTTCTTTTGCTATTGCTGATGGTTCTCAACCTG GAAATGAGGGAAGAGAGTATGTTCTAAGGCGTATACTTAGACGTGCTGTTCACTTTGGTCATCAAAAATTGATGGCAAAGCAAGGATTTTTTAGCTC CCTTGTAGATGTTTTTGTCCGAGTGATGGGTGATGTGTTTCCTGAGCTGAAGGACAATGAAAAGAAGATTAAAGGTATAATTAAAGAAGAAGAGGCAAGCTTTGAGAACACTCTAGCGAAG GGATATGAGAGATTTAAGAAAGCTGCAGATGCTGTCAAGGAGAATGGTGGGGCAGTACTTAGTGGCCAG GATGCATTTGTTCTGTGGGACACCTATGGCTATCCAATTGATTTGACTGAG GTCATGGCAGTTGACTTTGGGCTATCTGTTGACATGGAGGGTTTTAATGTTTCTATGGAAGAAGCAAGGCAAAAGGCTAGGAATGCTCGCTACAAG GCTGGCGGCAAATCTATTGTCCTGGATGCTAATGCTACATCGCAGCTGCGCAATCAGGGGCTTGCCAGCACAAATGATAGCCCGAAATTCCAACACGAG GTACATAGCAGTGTGGTGAAAGCTATCTATACTGGCTCAGAGTTCATAGCCTCTGCATCTGGTGATGAAGATTTTGGTCTTGTTTTGGAAAGCACAAGCTTCTATGCAGAACAGGGTGGTCAG ATCTATGACACTGGGAGTATAGAGGGGCCATCTGGATCTTTTACTGTGAACAATGTCCAAGTGTTTGCTGGCTATGTCCTGCACATTGGTTCATTTCTGGAAGGGCCTGACTCCAAGGCATTGTCTGTTGGCGATGAAGTGAAATGCAAA GTTGATTACACACGGCGTACTCTCATTGCTCCAAACCACACATGTACCCATATGCTGAACTTTGCTCTAAGG GAAGTACTTGGTGACCATATTGACCAGAAAGGTTCCATTGTTCTTCCAGAGAAGCTGAGATTTGATTTCTCCCATG GGAAACCTGTTCAGCCTGAAGATTTGAGAAAAATCGAGGATATAGTGAAGAAGCAAATAGAGGATGAGCTGGAGGTATCTGCACAAGAAATAAAATTAGCTGACGCAAAGCGCATAAATGGTCTGCGAGCTGTGTTTGGTGAA ATCTACCCTGATCCTGTAAGAGTTGTATCGATTGGCCGCAAAGTGGAAGATGTGCTTGCAAACCCTGAAAGCAAAGAGTGGTTATCCATATCAACTGAGCTGTGTGGAG GTACACACATTTCGAACACTAGAGATGCTACAGCATTTGCCCTCATATCTGAAGAGGGTATCGCAAAAGGTGTTCGGAGGATAACAGCCGTTACTGCTGAGTGCGCCTCACAGGCTATGAAGTTGGCATCATCTATCGAGACTGATATCAATGAAGCATCTAAACTGGACGGAGCGACATTAGAAAAG AAAATTGGGTCCATCAAGAATACACTGGATGCAGCTGCTATCCCAGCTGCAAGAAAAGCTGATCTAAAAGGCAATGTCTCAAAGTTGGAG GATCAACTTAGGGAGGCGAAGAAGAAAATGGGCAAAGAAAATATCCAAAAGGCTGTCAAGACTGCCATAGATGCCGCAGAAGCTGCTGTTTCTGAAGGAAAACCCTTCTGTGTTATTCATGCCGATGTGGGTCTTGATACCACTGCTGTCCGGGAAGCAGTTGTGAAAGCCATGGACCGTTTCAAG GGTCTGCCGATAATGGTATTCAGCACAGACGAGGCATCAAACAAGGCTGTCATTTATGCGGGTGTACCTCCGGACGCACCCAATGGGTTCAAGGTGTTGGATTGGCTTACGCCTTCAATCGCACCACTCAAGGGGAAAGGAGGCGGCGGCAAGAATGGTCTTGCCCAGGGCCAG GGAAGTGATGGTTCCCGGGTCAAGGAGGCCATGGAGCTTGCTACCCAGATAGCATCAATGAAGCTGGGCTGA
- the LOC109786820 gene encoding alanine--tRNA ligase isoform X2: MLQLALTARRLLLLATKPKPKPKPSIRDRVLPAAAAAAHLSSFRRASTAAGPPMEAPPDWPSARVREEFIGFFESKAHTPWPSSPVVPVDDPTLLFANAGMNQFKPVFLGTAAPDSPLGRLRRACNTQKCIRAGGKHNDLDDVGKDTYHHTFFEMLGNWSFGDYFKDGAIAYAWQLLTQVYKLPTDRIYATYFGGDDKAGLAPDTESKDIWLKYLPNERVLPFGCKDNFWEMGDTGPCGPCTEIHFDRIGNRDAASLVNNDDPTCIEIWNLVFIQFNRESDATLRSLPAKHVDTGMGFERLTSILQNKMSNYDTDVFMPLFDAIHKLAGAGIQPYSGKVGSDDVGKVDMAYRVVADHIRTLSFAIADGSQPGNEGREYVLRRILRRAVHFGHQKLMAKQGFFSSLVDVFVRVMGDVFPELKDNEKKIKGIIKEEEASFENTLAKGYERFKKAADAVKENGGAVLSGQDAFVLWDTYGYPIDLTEVMAVDFGLSVDMEGFNVSMEEARQKARNARYKAGGKSIVLDANATSQLRNQGLASTNDSPKFQHEVHSSVVKAIYTGSEFIASASGDEDFGLVLESTSFYAEQGGQIYDTGSIEGPSGSFTVNNVQVFAGYVLHIGSFLEGPDSKALSVGDEVKCKVDYTRRTLIAPNHTCTHMLNFALREVLGDHIDQKGSIVLPEKLRFDFSHGKPVQPEDLRKIEDIVKKQIEDELEVSAQEIKLADAKRINGLRAVFGEIYPDPVRVVSIGRKVEDVLANPESKEWLSISTELCGGTHISNTRDATAFALISEEGIAKGVRRITAVTAECASQAMKLASSIETDINEASKLDGATLEKKIGSIKNTLDAAAIPAARKADLKGNVSKLEDQLREAKKKMGKENIQKAVKTAIDAAEAAVSEGKPFCVIHADVGLDTTAVREAVVKAMDRFKGLPIMVFSTDEASNKAVIYAGVPPDAPNGFKVLDWLTPSIAPLKGKGGGGKNGLAQGQGSDGSRVKEAMELATQIASMKLG; the protein is encoded by the exons ATGTTGCAGTTGGCCCTCACAGCGCGCCGCCTGCTCCTCCTCGCCACCAAGCCCAAGCCCAAGCCCAAGCCAAGCATCAGGGATAGGGttctgcccgccgccgccgccgccgcccacctcTCCTCCTTCCGACGAGCATCCACGGCCGCCGGCCCTCCGATGGAGGCGCCGCCGGACTGGCCGTCCGCCCGGGTCCGGGAGGAGTTCATCGGCTTCTTCGAGTCCAAGGCGCACACGCCATGGCCGTCGAGCCCCGTGGTGCCCGTGGACGACCCCACGCTCCTCTTCGCCAACGCCGGGATGAACCAGTTCAAGCCGGTCTTCCTGGGCACGGCCGCCCCGGACTCGCCGCTCGGCCGCCTGCGCCGCGCCTGCAACACCCAGAAGTGCATCCGCGCCGGCGGCAAGCACAACGACCTCGACGACGTCGGCAAGGACACCTACCACCACACCTTCTTCGAGATGCTCGGCAACTGGTCCTTCGGGGACTACTTCAAGGACGGGGCCATCGCATACGCATGGCAATTACTCACACAG GTCTACAAATTGCCCACTGATAGGATTTATGCAACATACTTTGGTGGCGATGACAAGGCTGGTCTCGCTCCTGATACCGAGTCGAAAGACATATGGCTCAAGTATCTACCGAATGAAAGAGTTCTGCCTTTCGGTTGCAAG GATAACTTTTGGGAGATGGGCGACACAGGTCCTTGTGGACCATGCACAGAGATTCATTTTGATCGTATTGGCAACCGTGACGCAGCTTCACTAGTGAATAATGATGACCCTACATGTATTGAGATATGGAATCTCGTGTTTATTCAG TTCAACAGGGAATCAGACGCTACTTTGAGATCCTTGCCAGCAAAACACGTTGACACCGGAATGGGCTTTGAGCGTTTAACGTCTATCCTTCAGAATAAAATGAGCAATTACGACACAGATGTATTCATGCCATTGTTTGATGCCATCCACAAG CTGGCAGGCGCTGGAATTCAACCATACTCTGGTAAAGTAGGATCCGATGATGTTGGGAAAGTTGATATGGCATATAGGGTTGTTGCAGATCACATAAGAACCCTTTCTTTTGCTATTGCTGATGGTTCTCAACCTG GAAATGAGGGAAGAGAGTATGTTCTAAGGCGTATACTTAGACGTGCTGTTCACTTTGGTCATCAAAAATTGATGGCAAAGCAAGGATTTTTTAGCTC CCTTGTAGATGTTTTTGTCCGAGTGATGGGTGATGTGTTTCCTGAGCTGAAGGACAATGAAAAGAAGATTAAAGGTATAATTAAAGAAGAAGAGGCAAGCTTTGAGAACACTCTAGCGAAG GGATATGAGAGATTTAAGAAAGCTGCAGATGCTGTCAAGGAGAATGGTGGGGCAGTACTTAGTGGCCAG GATGCATTTGTTCTGTGGGACACCTATGGCTATCCAATTGATTTGACTGAG GTCATGGCAGTTGACTTTGGGCTATCTGTTGACATGGAGGGTTTTAATGTTTCTATGGAAGAAGCAAGGCAAAAGGCTAGGAATGCTCGCTACAAG GCTGGCGGCAAATCTATTGTCCTGGATGCTAATGCTACATCGCAGCTGCGCAATCAGGGGCTTGCCAGCACAAATGATAGCCCGAAATTCCAACACGAG GTACATAGCAGTGTGGTGAAAGCTATCTATACTGGCTCAGAGTTCATAGCCTCTGCATCTGGTGATGAAGATTTTGGTCTTGTTTTGGAAAGCACAAGCTTCTATGCAGAACAGGGTGGTCAG ATCTATGACACTGGGAGTATAGAGGGGCCATCTGGATCTTTTACTGTGAACAATGTCCAAGTGTTTGCTGGCTATGTCCTGCACATTGGTTCATTTCTGGAAGGGCCTGACTCCAAGGCATTGTCTGTTGGCGATGAAGTGAAATGCAAA GTTGATTACACACGGCGTACTCTCATTGCTCCAAACCACACATGTACCCATATGCTGAACTTTGCTCTAAGG GAAGTACTTGGTGACCATATTGACCAGAAAGGTTCCATTGTTCTTCCAGAGAAGCTGAGATTTGATTTCTCCCATG GGAAACCTGTTCAGCCTGAAGATTTGAGAAAAATCGAGGATATAGTGAAGAAGCAAATAGAGGATGAGCTGGAGGTATCTGCACAAGAAATAAAATTAGCTGACGCAAAGCGCATAAATGGTCTGCGAGCTGTGTTTGGTGAA ATCTACCCTGATCCTGTAAGAGTTGTATCGATTGGCCGCAAAGTGGAAGATGTGCTTGCAAACCCTGAAAGCAAAGAGTGGTTATCCATATCAACTGAGCTGTGTGGAG GTACACACATTTCGAACACTAGAGATGCTACAGCATTTGCCCTCATATCTGAAGAGGGTATCGCAAAAGGTGTTCGGAGGATAACAGCCGTTACTGCTGAGTGCGCCTCACAGGCTATGAAGTTGGCATCATCTATCGAGACTGATATCAATGAAGCATCTAAACTGGACGGAGCGACATTAGAAAAG AAAATTGGGTCCATCAAGAATACACTGGATGCAGCTGCTATCCCAGCTGCAAGAAAAGCTGATCTAAAAGGCAATGTCTCAAAGTTGGAG GATCAACTTAGGGAGGCGAAGAAGAAAATGGGCAAAGAAAATATCCAAAAGGCTGTCAAGACTGCCATAGATGCCGCAGAAGCTGCTGTTTCTGAAGGAAAACCCTTCTGTGTTATTCATGCCGATGTGGGTCTTGATACCACTGCTGTCCGGGAAGCAGTTGTGAAAGCCATGGACCGTTTCAAG GGTCTGCCGATAATGGTATTCAGCACAGACGAGGCATCAAACAAGGCTGTCATTTATGCGGGTGTACCTCCGGACGCACCCAATGGGTTCAAGGTGTTGGATTGGCTTACGCCTTCAATCGCACCACTCAAGGGGAAAGGAGGCGGCGGCAAGAATGGTCTTGCCCAGGGCCAG GGAAGTGATGGTTCCCGGGTCAAGGAGGCCATGGAGCTTGCTACCCAGATAGCATCAATGAAGCTGGGCTGA
- the LOC109786818 gene encoding protein NRT1/ PTR FAMILY 8.2-like: protein MAAGATTMDGTVNLSGEPAVRGKTGGWRACPFILANECCERLAYYGMSSNLVNYMIDRLHQGNAAAATNVNNWSGTCYVMPLLGAFIADAYLGRFRTIAAFMSLYIAGLALLTLTATVPGLRPPDCAGCKPAAGQTAAFFTALYLIAVGTGGIKPCVSSFGADQFDDADPREMRSKSSFFNWFYMSINVGALVASSVLVWVQMNVGWGWGFGIPAAAMAVAVVSFLMGSRLYRYQKPGGSPLTRMLQVVVAACRKSHVPLPADPSLLHEVASPDGKAAIEGSRRLEHTEQLRCLDKAAVVTTPGGAEEEDEGPWRLCTVTQVEELKSMVRLLPVWASGIVMSAVYSQMSTMFVLQGNTLDPRMGASFKIPAASLSIFDTIAVIVWALAYDRLIVPAARRITGHPRGFTQLQRMGIGLVISIFSMVAAGVLEVVRLHVAATHGMLDSKEYLPMSIFWQVPQYFIVGAAEVFTFVGQIEFFYDQSPDAMRSMGSALSLTSNALGNYLSTLLVVIVTAISTRNGGLGWIPDDNLNRGHLDYFYWVLAVLSALNFIVYLWIAKWYKYKATAPPAAASVVAIDDTN, encoded by the coding sequence ATGGCGGCGGGTGCGACGACGATGGATGGCACCGTGAATCTCTCCGGCGAGCCGGCGGTGAGGGGCAAGACGGGGGGTTGGAGGGCGTGCCCCTTCATCCTGGCCAACGAGTGCTGCGAGCGCCTCGCCTACTACGGCATGAGCTCCAATCTGGTCAACTACATGATCGACCGCCTCCACCAGGgcaacgccgccgccgccaccaacgTCAACAACTGGTCCGGCACCTGCTACGTCATGCCCCTCCTCGGCGCCTTCATCGCCGACGCCTACCTCGGCCGCTTCCGCACCATCGCCGCCTTCATGTCCCTCTACATCGCCGGCCTCGCCCTCCTCACCCTCACCGCCACCGTGCCCGGCCTCCGCCCGCCCGACTGCGCCGGCTGCAAGCCCGCCGCCGGCCAGACCGCCGCCTTCTTCACCGCGCTCTACCTCATCGCCGTCGGCACCGGCGGCATCAAGCCCTGCGTCTCCTCCTTCGGCGCCGACCAGTTCGACGACGCCGACCCGCGCGAGATGCGCAGCAAGAGCTCCTTCTTCAACTGGTTCTACATGTCCATCAACGTCGGCGCCCTCGTCGCCTCCTCGGTGCTCGTCTGGGTCCAGATGAACGTCGGCTGGGGCTGGGGATTCGGCatccccgccgccgccatggccgtcGCCGTCGTCAGCTTCCTCATGGGGAGCAGGCTCTACAGGTACCAGAAGCCCGGGGGCAGCCCGCTCACCAGGATGCTGCAGGTCGTGGTCGCCGCCTGCAGGAAGTCGCACGTTCCTCTCCCCGCCGACCCCTCCCTGCTGCACGAGGTGGCGTCGCCGGACGGCAAGGCCGCCATCGAGGGCAGCAGGAGGCTGGAGCACACGGAGCAGCTGAGGTGCCTGGACAAGGCCGCCGTGGTGACGACGCCCGGCGGCGCTGAAGAAGAGGACGAGGGCCCGTGGAGGCTGTGCACGGTGACGCAGGTGGAGGAGCTCAAGAGCATGGTGCGGCTGCTGCCGGTGTGGGCGAGCGGCATCGTCATGTCGGCGGTGTACAGCCAGATGAGCACCATGTTCGTGCTCCAGGGCAACACCCTCGACCCGCGCATGGGCGCCTCCTTCAAGATCCCCGCCGCCTCGCTCTCCATCTTCGACACCATCGCCGTCATCGTCTGGGCGCTGGCCTACGACCGGCTCATCGTGCCCGCCGCGCGCCGGATCACGGGCCACCCGCGCGGCTTCACGCAGCTCCAGCGCATGGGCATCGGCCTGGTGATATCCATCTTCTCCATGGTGGCCGCCGGGGTGCTGGAAGTTGTCAGGCTCCACGTCGCCGCCACACACGGCATGCTGGACTCCAAGGAGTACCTGCCCATGTCCATCTTCTGGCAGGTGCCGCAGTACTTCATCGTGGGGGCGGCGGAGGTGTTCACGTTCGTGGGGCAGATCGAGTTCTTCTACGACCAGTCGCCGGACGCCATGAGGAGCATGGGGTCGGCGCTGTCGCTCACGTCCAACGCGCTGGGCAACTACCTGAGCACGCTGCTGGTGGTGATCGTGACGGCCATCTCGACGAGGAACGGCGGCCTCGGGTGGATCCCGGATGACAACCTCAACCGGGGGCACCTCGACTACTTCTACTGGGTGCTGGCCGTGCTCAGCGCCCTCAACTTCATCGTCTACCTCTGGATAGCAAAGTGGTACAAGTACAAGGCCACAGCACCTCCTGCAGCAGCTTCAGTCGTTGCCATCGACGACACCAATTAG